GAGCAGGACGCCGACGAAGCCGACGCCGAGCAGCGGATCCAGCTCGCGCTCCGAGCCCGCCGCGAGCGAGGCCAGCAGCCCGATGCCGATGATCAGCAGCAGCATCACACCCAGCGTCCAGATCGTCGAGCGCACCGAGCGGATCTTCGTCCACTCGGAGGCCAGCGCGTGGCCGAGGTGGGTGGGGCGCACCGGGATGGGCGAGACATAGCCGCCCGCCGCGCCGGCGAAGGCCTGCTGGGGGTGCGGCTGGGCCGGGTGCTGCGGGGGCTGGGCCTGGGCCTGCGCCTGGGGCGGTGCCTGGGTCTGGAGCATCATCGTGCCCGCGTCCTTGCCCGGGCCGTGCGCCGCGAGCGGCTGGGGCTCGGGGTGCGGCTGGGCCTGGAGCATCATCGTGCCGGCTTCCTTGGCCGGTGCGGGCTGCCCGGGGGCCCGCTGGGCCTGGAGCGTCATGGTGCCCGGTTCCTTGGCGGGTGCGGGCTGCCCGGGGGCCTGCTGGGCCTGGAGCATCATCGTGCCGGCCTCCTTGGCGGGGGCGGGCTGCTGTGGTGCCGGCTGCTGACCGGGCTGCTCCGGCCCGACGGGCGGCGCCTGGGGCGGCATGCCCTGCTGCTGGGGCGGTGCGGCCGGCGGTGCGGCGGGCGGCATCGGCGGCGCGGCCGGCACCGGCTGCTCGTGCGCGCCGGTGTCGTGGGGTCCGCGCTCAGGCTGCGGCTGGGGCTGCGGCTGCTGAGGGCTGGTCATCGGGCGTCCTCGTGGTGCGGCGTGGGCTGGGCGGCGGGGGCGGCGGGCGATCCGGCGGGCGTCGCCGGCGGCATCGGCGCGGCGGGCTGCTGCCCGTACGGGTGGGGTGCACCGTAGGACTCGGGCGACCCGTACGGGTGACCTTGAGCCTGCGCGGGCGGCGGATAGCCCGGCCCCGCGGCTCCCGGCGCCTGCTGGGCGTACGGGTCCTGCTGGGCATAGGGGTTGGGCTGCCCCTGGCCGGGGGCGCCGGCCGGAACCTGGCCGGGGACGCCGGGCTGACCGGCCCCGTACCCCGGATCGCCGGCGAAGCCCTGCGGGGCGGCACCCTGCGGGGCGTACCCGGCGGGGGCGCCCTGGAGGCCGCCCCGCGGGTCGGCCGTCGAGCGGTAGTCCACGGCGCTCTGCGTCAGGCGCATGTACGCCTCTTCCAGCGACGCCTGGTGCGGCGACAGCTCCCACAGCCGGACATCGGCCTGATGCGCGAGCTCGCTGATACGGGGGAGCGGCAGCCCGGTCACCCGCAGCGCGCCGTCCGGCTCGGGCGCGGTCTGCCCGCCCGCCTCACCGATCGCGGCGGTCAGCTTCTCGCGCTGCTCCGGCTCGGTGTCCGGCGTACGCACCCGGGCGAAATCGGCGGAGTTGGCCGAGATGAAGTCCTTGACCGGCATGTCCGCCATCAGCTGTCCACGGCCGATCACGATCAAGTGCTCGGCGGTCAGCGCCATTTCGCTCATCAGGTGCGAGGACACAAAGACCGTACGGCCCTCGGACGCCAGCTGCTTCATCAGATTGCGCACCCACAGGATGCCTTCGGGGTCGAGGCCGTTGACCGGCTCGTCGAAGAGCAGCACCTGCGGATCGCCGAGCAGCGCCGCGGCGATGCCCAGCCGCTGGCCCATGCCGAGCGAGAAGCCCTTGGAGCGCCGTCCCGCGACGTCCTGGAGGCCGACCACCCCGAGCACCTCGTCGACCCGGCGGGCCGGGATGCCGGACAGCTGGGCGAGCGAGAGCAGATGCTGGCGCGCGCTGCGCCCGCCGTGCACGGCCTTGGCATCCAGCAGCGCGCCCACCTGACGCGGGGCGTTGGGGAGGCTGCGGAAGGGACGGCCGGCGATGGTGGCACGCCCCGAGGTCGGTGCGTCCAGGCCCAGAATCATGCGCATCGTGGTCGACTTACCGGAGCCGTTGGGCCCCAGGAAGCCGGTCACCGTGCCCGGCCGTACCTGGAACGACAGGTTGTACACGGCCGTCTTGGCGCCGTAGCGCTTTGTCAGGCCGACTGCCTCGATCATTCTCCGCCCCTCGCGAGATGTCCGGGGCAGAGGCGGCCTCGTGCCCCCGTGAGGGTTAGGAGGCTATCCGGCGGTTGACGGTTCCCGTCAATTCCCCTCGTCCTCGGCCGTCCCGCCGTGCCGCGCCGCTTTTCGCCGTTGCGCCCGCGGCGGTTGGAGAGGGGGTGCGGGGGCCGGCGTGGTCGGTCAGGCGTCCCGCTTTTTGAGGAGTACGTATCCGCCGACAAGTGCCGCGGCCGTCCAGGCGATCATGATGGCCAGTCCGCCCCACGGACCGTACGGCACATCCTCGCCGGCCGGCGTCACCACCTGCATGATTTTCGAGCCCGCCTGATCCGGCAGATAGCGGCCGATTTTCTTCGTCGCCGAGACATTTCCGAGAATGTTGGAAATCAGGAAAAAGAACGGCATCAGAATGCCCAGCGAGAGCATCGGGCTGCGCAGCATCGTGGCGACCGCCATCGAGAACAGCGCGATCAGCGTCATATAGAGCCCGCCGCCGATCACCGCGCGCAATACGCCCGGATCGCCGATATCCGCCCGGAGTTCGCCCAGTACCGACTGTCCGGCGAAGAACGTCACGAAGCTGGTCACCAGGCCGACGACGAAGACCAGCGCGGTGGCCACGAGAAGCTTGCAGAACAGAAAGGTGCCGCGCTGGGGCACGGCCGCCAGCGAGGCACGGATCATGCCGGTGCTGTACTCGTTCGAGACCACCAGCACCCCGAAGACGATCATCGCGAGCTGGCCCAGCCCCATTCCGGCGAAGCTGATGTTGGTGGCGTCGAACGCCAGCCGGTTCCTGGCCGGCATCGAGCCGAAGTCGTCGCTCGCCAGGGTGCAGATCAGCACGCCCAGCCCAATGGTGACCACGACGGCGATGCCCAGCGTCCACACCGTGGACCGCACCGACCTGATCTTGGTCCACTCCGACCGAATGACCTGCCCGGCCACCGCCATGGGTCAGCTCCTCTTCTTCTGCCAGTCCGCACCCCAGCCGGTCGGCTGCGGTGCGCCCGGCCGTGTGCCGGCCGGCTGCGGTGCTCCCGGGGGCTGCGCGGTCGGCGACCCTCCGGTCTGGGCCGGCACCGGTTCGCCCTCGTGTGCGTGATACTCCACCGATTCGGCCGTCAGCTGCATGAACGCCTCTTCCAGGGACGCCTGCTGGGAGCTCAGCTCGTGCAGTACCAGCTGATGCCCGGCGGCGAGTTCGCCCAGCCGGTCGGCGGGCACCCCGTCGATCTCCAGCGAGCCGTTGCCGACCTGCACCGCCTCGATGCCCTCGGCGTGCAGCAGGTCCAGCAGCTTCTCCTGCTCCGGGGACCGCATCCGGACGTACGACCGGGAGTTCTGGTGGATGAAGTCCTTCATCGAGGTGTCCGCCATCAGCCGGCCCTGCCCGATCACGATCAGGTGCTCGGCGGTCAGTGCCATCTCGCTCATCAGGTGGGAGGAGACGAAGACCGTCCGGCCCTGGCCCGCCAGGTTCTTCATCAGATTGCGGATCCAGTGGATGCCTTCGGGGTCGAGGCCGTTGACCGGCTCGTCGAAGAGCAGCACCTGCGGATCGCCGAGCAGCGCCGCGGCAATACCGAGCCGCTGGCTCATCCCGAGCGAGAACCCTTTGGAGCGCTTCTTGGCGACGGCGGACAGCCCGACGGTGTCCAGCACCTCGCCGACCCGGCGACGCGGAATGCCGTTGCTCTGCGCCAGACACAGCAGGTGGTTGGCGGCGCTGCGGCCGCCGTGCACCGCCTTCGCCTCCAGCAGCGCGCCGATGTACGTCAGCGGATCCCGCAGCTGCCGGTAGTGCCTGCCGTCGATCCGGACCGTTCCCGACGTCGGGTTGTCCAGGTCGAGCATCATCCGCATGGTCGTCGACTTGCCCGCACCGTTGGGCCCGAGGAAGCCCGTGACGATACCGGGCCGCACCGTGAACGTGAGGTGGTCCACGGCGACCTTGTCGCCGTAATGCTTGGTCAGCCCCTCAAGCTCGATCATGTACCGCACGCTAGGCGCGCTCCACGGCCCCTGCCACCGGGGCGGGGCCGCCCGGCTGACCCCCCCCATATGCACAACGCCCCCGCACCGCCACAGAAGGCGGTACGGGGGCGCGCGGTCCGGACCGGGGCGGCACCTGCCTGGGGGCGCCACCCGGCGTGAGCTGGGGGTGGGGGCACCTCCCAGCGATAGCTGGGGGAGGTCAGCGGGTCTGCTGGGCGGGGACGCCGCGGGAGGTGCTCTCCTCCTCGCCGGGGGCGCCGGCCGCGGCCACCGCCGCGCCGGTCAGCGTCGCCAGCATCTCGCGGACGTTGGTCAGCTGGGCGTTGATCGAGTCGCGGCGGTTGGTCAGCGCCGCCAGCTCGCGCTCGGATTCGCTGCGGATACGATCCGCCTTGGCGTTGGCGTCCGCCACGATGTCCTCGGCCTGGCGCTGCGCGGTCTCCACCGTCTGGCGGGCCCGGCGCTCCGCGTCCGTCCGCAGCTTCTCGGCCTCCAGGCGGAGCTGCTCGGCGCGGTGCTCGATCTCCGCGAGCCGCTTCTCGGCCTTGGCCTGGCGCGAGGCCAGGTCGCGTTCGGACTGCTCACGGCGCTTGGCGAGGTTGGTCTCGAAGTCGGCTGCGGCCTGCGCGGCCTTGGCGCGGGTCTCCTCGAAGAGGGAGTCCGCCTCCTCGCGCTTGGACTGCGCGTCCTTCTGCGCCTCGGCGCGCAGCGTGGACGCCTCGCCCTTGGCCTTCTCGACGATCCGGGCGCCCTCGTCCTCCGCCTTCGCCTTGCGGTCCGTGGCGAACTGCTCGGCGTCGTTGCGGACCTGCTGGGCGGCCGACTCGGCCAGCTCACGGTGCTGCTCGGCGGCCCGGCGGGCCTCTTCGCGCAGATCCTTCGCTTCCTCTTCGGCGAGGCGGAGGATCTTCTCCACGCGCGCACCGAGGCCCGCGTAGGAAGGTTCGGCGTCATTGACCTGCGCCTGGGCGTTCTGCGTTTCGAGGTGCAGTTCCTCGATCCGCTTTTCCAGCGACGTGATGCGGGCCAGCGCGCTGTCGCGATCGGCGACAAGCTTCGTAATGCGGTCATCCACCTGACCGCGGTCGTACCCACGCCGCACGAGCTCGAAGCCGAAAGGGGAGGAAGTGTCGCTCATGGGGTTCCTGTCGAAGAGACCGGTGAGGTGATAAGGAGAATCCTAGGGGTCACAACGGCGTGTCATCGAGTCATTGCCCGTTTGATCTGGAGAATGACCCCTCATTTGAGTGGCTACCCCTCAGACTGCTTGCCACTCGAACGAGTTGCCCCCGCGCCCGCGGCCGCCTTCACTCCGGCGCCCTTGGCCTCCCCGTTTCCGCCGGGCGCCTCGAACGACTCCAGGGCTTCCAGAACGTCCTGGACGCGGGAGATTTCGGCGTTGATGTCCTCGCGCCGGCGCACCAGAACCTCCAGCTCCCGCTGGCCCTCGTCCACGATCCGGGCGGCCTCCGCCTCGGCCTCGGTGCGCATCCGCTCCGCGTCGCGCACCGCCTCGGCCTTCTTGTTCTCGGCCTCCTTGATCAGGCCCTCGGCCTTCTTCACCGCCGAGATCCGGACCTTGCTCGCCTCGCTGTTCGCGTCCGCCACCATCCGGTCGGCCTTCTCCTCGGCCTCCACCTGCTGGGCGGTGGCCTGCGCGATGAGCTTGTCGACCCGTTCGCCGGCGTTCTTCATCGTCTCCGCCGACTCCCGGCGGGCCCGCTCGTGCAGCTCCTCGACCTCGGACTCGATCCGCTGGCGCAGCTCCTCGGCGCGCTCGCGGATACCGGTGGCGTCCCGGCGGGCCTCCTCCAGCAGGGTGTTCGCGTCCGTACGCGCCTTTTCCACCCGTTCGTTGCCGTCGGACGTCGCCTCCGCGAGGAGCCGTTCGGCCTCCTTGCGGGCCGCCCCGACCATCGTGTCGGCCTGCTCCTCGGCGGCGGTGGCGGCCTTCAGCGCCTCCTCCTGGGCCTTGGCGACGAGCTGGTCCGCCTGCTCGGCCGCGTCCCCGCGGCGCTTGGCGGCGTCCTTGCGTGCCTCGTCGAGCAGCCGGTCCGCCTCCTGCTGGGCCTCGGTCCGGGTCTGCTCGGCCGCCGCCTCGGCGTCTTCCTTGAGCTTCGCGGACTCGTTACGGGTGCGGTTGGCGTGCTCCTGCGCGGCGGTGACCGTTTCGGCCGCATCCGCCCGCAGCCGGTCCGCCTCCGCCGTGGCCGTCGCGACCATCCGGTCCGCCTGCTCGCGGGCATCGGCACGGGTACGGTCCGCGTCCCGCTCGGCGTCCGAGGCGGTCTCCGCCGCCTCCGTGCGCAGCCGCTCCGCCTCGGTCGCGGCCTCCGACATCAGCTGGTCGGCCTGCTCGGCGGCGTCCGAACGCGTCTTGTTGGCCGCCTCGCGCGCCTGGTCGCCGGTCTGCTCGGCGTCCAGACGGGCCTTCTCGACCACCTCGGCCGCCTCGGCCCGCAGCCGCTCCGCCGCCTCGGTCGCCTCCGCCACCAGGGACTGCGCCTGCCGCTCGCCCTCGGCCCGCAGCCGCTCGGCGTGCTGCTGGGCCTCCTGGACCGTACGGTCCGCGTCGTCCTGCGCCGAAGACGTCAGCTCGGTCGCCTCGGTGACGATCCGTTCGGCCTCCGCGCGCGCCTCGGTGACCAGCCGGTCGGCCTGCTCCGCGGCGTCCGAGCGCATCCGGTTCGCGTCGTTGCGCGCCTCGGCACGGGCCCGAGCGGCGTCCTGCTCGCCGGCCGCCAGCGCATCCGAGGCGTCCGTACGCAGCTGCTGCGCCTTCGCCGCGGCGTCCGCGACCAGCTTCTCGGCCTGCGCGGTCGCCTCCGACAGCAGCCGGTCGGCCTGGTCGGCGGCCTCGGAGCGCGCCGTATTGGCGTCCCGGCGTGCCTCGTCCAGCACCCCGGCCGCTTCGGTGCGGAGCGCCTCGGCCTCCTCGATGGCCTCGGAAACCGCCCGCTCCGCCAGGGACTTCGCGGCCTCCGTCGCCTCCTGGGCCTCCTGCCGCGCCCGCGCCACGTCCTGCGCGGCGCGCTCCCGCTCCTCGTAGGCGTCCCTGCGGACCCGGTCGGCCTCGTCCTGTGCCTCGGCCTTCGTGCGCTCCGCGGCATGCTCGGCCGCCGAACGCAGCCCGGCGATCTCCTCACCGGCCTGCTCGTGCAGCCCCGCGACCGCGTCCCGCACCTGCTGTGCGGTCTGCTCGGCCGCCGCCACCAGTTCGCCGGCCCGCCGGTCCGCTTCCTCGACCAGCCGCTCGGCTTCCTCCTGAGCCTCGCCCACCCGCGTACGGGCCGCCGCCAGCAGCTCGTCGCTCTGCTCGCGCGCCGCGGTCCGCTCCTGGTGTGCCTCCTCGCGGGCGTCGCCCAGCAGCTGCTCGGCCTCCCGGCGCCGCCGCGCGGCCTCCTCCTGGGCCGCGGCCAGTGCCTGCGCCGCTTCCGCGCCCGTGCGCTCCGCGGCCGTCGCGGCCTCGGCGCGCACCCGGTCCGCGGTCTCCTGCGCCTCCGCCTTCAGCCGCTCCGCCTCGGCCGACGCCTCGGTGCGCAGCCGCGCCGCCACCGACTCGGCCTCGGACCGTGCCGACGAGGCGTCCGAAGCCGCCTCCGCCCGCAGCCTTTCGGCCTCCTCCTCGGCCTGCTGCGTCAGCAGCCGGCGCCTCTCGGCCGACTCCGCCTTGAGGCGGGCCGCCTCCTCCTGCGTCTCCCGGCGCAGCCGCTCCGCCTCCGCGCGGGCACCGCGCAGCGACTCCTCGGCGGCGGTGACCTTCTCCTCCGCCTCGCTGTGCAGCCGGTCCAGCTCGGCCTGGGCGCCGGCCCGCAGCTCCTCCGCGGCCTGCTCGGCCTCCACGCGCAGCCGCGCGGCGGACTCCTCGGCCTCGGTGGTCACCATCTCCGCGGCCTGGGCGCCCTCGGTCAGCAGCTCCTCGGCCTCCGAACGGGCCCGCTCCAGGGCCTCCTCGGCCTGCCGGCGCAGCGCCGTGGCCCGCTCGATGGCCTCCGTCCGCACCCGCTCGCTCTCCGCGACGGCACCCGAACGGGTCTCCTCGGCATCGGCCTTGGCCTTGCCCAGCAGCTCCTCGGCGGACCCGGCCGCCTCCTCGATCTGCTGGACCGCCTCCCGGCGGGCCTCGCTGCGGATCCGCTCGCCCTCGGCGACCGCGTCCGCGCGCAGCTGCTCCGCCTCACCGCGCAGCCGCCGCGCCTCCTCCTGGAGTTCGGCGGTCTTGGCGCGGTACTCCTTGGTGTCGTCCTTCGCCGCGCCCTTGAGCTGGGCCGCGGTGTCATGTGCCTCTTCGCGCAGCCGGTCCGCCTCGGACTCGGCCTCGCTGCGCAGCCGTTCGGCCTCCTCCGCGGCCGCCTTGGTGGTGGCCTTGGCGTCCTCCGACGCCTTGGTCAGCACCTCCTCGGCGGTGCGTGCGGCCTTCGCCAGCTGTGCCGCGGCGTCCTCCGACGCCTTGGACCGGGCGGTCTCCTCCGCCTCGGCGATCAGCCGGTCGGCCTCGGTGCGGGCGTCCTCGCGCAGTTGCTCGGCCTCGGCCTTGAGCGCCTCGGCGTCCTTGGTGGCCTCACCGACCAGCCGGGCGATCTCCGCCTTGGCCGTACGGGTGCGCTGCTCGTTGTCCGACTCGGCGGCCGTCAGCCGCTTGGTGGCGCTCTGCTGCGCCTCCTCGACCAGCTTCTCCGCCTCGGCGCGCGCCTCGCGCAGCGCCTTGTCGGCCTCCTGGATGCGGGCCTCGGCGGTGCGGGTCAGCTCCGCGGCCTGGCGGCGCGCCTCCTCCGACTCGGTGCCGACGCTGGTACGCAGCTGCTCGGCCTGATCGGTGGCCTCCTGGGCCTGGTTGGAGGCGGCGTTCAGCAGCCGCTCGGCGTCGGTCCGGGCCCGGCGCAGGATGCTTTCCGCTTCGGCACGGGCCTCTTCGGCCTCCGTGCCGAGCCGCTCCCGGGCGCGTTCGGCCAGCCGCTGGGCCTCGGCCCGCGCGGCGGCCAGCGCCTGCTCGGCCTCCCTGCGGGACTCCTCCATCAGCCGGCGGGCCTGCGACTCCGTACGGGCGCGCAGCTGTTCGGCCCAGGCGACGTTCTCGTTGACATGCGATTCGACGGTCTGCCGGCGCTCGTTGAGCTCCTCGTCGAGCCGCTGGCGCCGGGTGACCGCCTCGGCGTGCAGCTCGGCCTCCAGCCGGGACTGCCGCTCGGCCTGCTCCTGGAGCAGCCGCTGGGTCTGCGCGCGTGCCTCGCGCAGCTCGCGCTCGGCGTCCGTACGCAGTTGGTCCGCCTGGATCTGCGCATTGCGCAGCAGCTGCTCGGCCTGATGACTGACGTTGTCGTAGGCAGGGCGGGTCGCGAGGTTGCGGCGCGCCTCATGGAGCTTGGCGCGCAGCACCTCGACCTGGTAGCCGAGGTCGTCGGCGTGCTGAACGGCCTTGTCCCGCTCGCTCTTCAGCCGCTCCATCTCGGCCTCGAACTGCGAGAGGTGGTCGTCAGCCTCGTAGCGGTCGTTGCCCCGCACTGCGCGGTCCCATCCGTCCCCTGGTCATGGTGGCGGCCGTCTCCGGTCCTGCGGCGCTCGTCCCGTACACGTCACGTCGTACCGGACTCGCGCCCATCGGAGCTGACCCTTCCGAAGAAATGGTGTCAGATCATCGGCAGAGTATGGACCGAGCCCCACTCCCGTACCCCGGCCGAGGCTGCACTCTACCGGCCGGGGAAGGTGAAGGTCAGTGGTCTTCGGAGGTGGCGGGCGCCGCGGTGACGAGTTCGGTGAGCACTCCGTGACAATCCTTGGGGTGCAGGAAGGTGATCCGGGACCCCATCGAACCCGTCCTGGGCTCGTCGTAGAGGACCCGGACGCCCTTGCCGCGGATGGCCTCGGAGTCGCCGTCCACGTCCGCGGTGCCGAAGGCGATGTGGTGGACGCCCTCGCCGTTCTTGGCAAGCCACTTGCCCACCGCGGAGTCCTCGCGGGTGGGCTCCAAAAGCTGCAAATACGAGGCGCCGCCGTCGGACGTCTCATTGATCTTGAGCATGGCTTCCCGGACTCCCTGCTCCTCGTTGACCTCGGAGTGGAACACCTCGAAGCCGTACGTGGCACGGTAGAACTCGACAGTCTTGTCGAGGTCGAAACAGGCGATCCCGATGTGGTCGATTCGCGTCAGCATGGCTCCAGTGCACCGCTCACATGGCTGGTTACGCAACGTGCGCGCGATCACACCTGCTTGCCGGTGACCCGGCGCGTACCGCTCAGTACATTGACGGGAACCCTCGTTAACTTCCCTGCAAAGGAAGGCCGCACCGCATGTCTGCAACGAACGGCACGAACGGCAGCACCTCAGTGATCGTGGCGGGAGCGCGCACCCCGATGGGGCGGCTCCTGGGATCCCTGCGGACCTTCTCCGGCGCCGACCTGGGCGCCGTCGCGATCAAGGCGGCACTGGACCGGGCGGGCATCGGCGGCGACCAGGTGCAGTACGTGATCATGGGCCAGGTGCTCCAGGCCGGGGCAGGGCAGATCCCGGCACGCCAGGCCGCCGTCAAGGCCGGCATCCCCATGAACGTCCCCGCGCTGACCGTCAACAAGGTCTGTCTCTCCGGTCTCGACGCCATCGCGCTGGCCGACCAGCTCATCCGCGCGGGTGAGTTCGACGTCATCGTGGCCGGCGGCCAGGAGTCCATGACCAACGCCCCGCACCTGCTCCCGAAGTCCCGTGAGGGCTTCAAGTACGGCGCCGTCGAGATGCTCGACGCGATGGCGCACGACGGCCTCACGGACGCCTACGAAGGCGTGGCCATGGGCGAGTCGACCGAGAAGCACAACACCCGTTTGGGCATCGCCCGGCCGGAGCAGGACGAGGTCGCCGCGCGCTCCCACCAGCGGGCCGCCGCCGCCCAGAAGAACGGGCTCTTCGAGGCCGAGATCACCCCCGTGGAGATCCCGCAGCGCAAGGGCGAGCCGGTCGTCTTCAGCAAGGACGAGGGCATCCGCGGCGAGACCACCGCCGAGTCGCTGGGCAAGCTCCGTCCGGCCTTCGCCAAGGACGGCACGATCACCGCCGGCACCTCCTCGCAGATCTCCGACGGTGCCGCCGCCGTGGTCGTCATGAGCAAGGCCAAGGCCGAGGAACTCGGTCTCGAGTGGATCGCGGAGATCGGTGCGCACGGCAATGTCGCCGGCCCCGACAACTCGCTCCAGTCCCAGCCGTCCAATGCGATCAACCACGCGCTGGGCAAGGACGGGCTGACCGTCGGCGATCTTGACCTGATCGAGATCAACGAGGCGTTCGCGGCCGTCGCGGTGCAGTCAATGAAGGATCTCGGGGTGTCCCCGGAAAAGGTGAATGTCAATGGCGGCGCCATTGCGCTGGGTCACCCGATCGGGATGTCCGGCGCCCGTATCGTGCTGCACCTCGCGCTGGAGCTGCGCCGGCGGGGTGGTGGCGTGGGCGCCGCCGCGCTCTGTGGTGGCGGTGGTCAGGGCGACGCGCTGATCATTCGCGTACCGGGTAAGTAAGCGGGAGCCCGTACGCGGACGCGTACGGGCGGGCCGATTCGCGTACGAGCGAACCGAAGGAGCCGAGCAGCGATGGTGGACGTCCCACAGCTGGTGGAGCAGGCACGGCAGGGCCGGCCGAGGGCCGTGGCGCGGCTGATCTCTCTCGTGGAGGGGGCGTCACCGGAGCTGCGCGAGGTGATGGCGGCCCTGGCGCCGCTCACCGGCAACGCCTATGTGGTCGGGCTCACCGGCTCGCCCGGCGTCGGGAAGTCCACCACCACCTCCGCGCTGGTGACGGCGTACCGCAAGACGGGCAAACGGGTCGGCGTGCTCGCCGTCGACCCGTCGTCGCCGTTCTCCGGGGGCGCGCTCCTCGGCGACCGCGTACGGATGAGCGAGCACGCCTCTGATCCCGGCGTCTACATCCGCTCGATGGCCACCCGGGGCCATCTGGGCGGCCTGGCATGGGCCGCGCCACAGGCGATCCGGGTGCTGGACGCGGCGGGCTGCGACGTGGTCCTCGTCGAGACGGTCGGTGTCGGCCAGTCCGAGGTGGAGATCGCGTCCCAGGCCGATACGAGCGTGGTGCTGCTCGCGCCCGGTATGGGTGACGGGATCCAGGCGGCCAAGGCCGGAATCCTGGAGATCGGCGACGTCTACGTCGTCAACAAGGCGGACCGCGACGGGGCCGACGCCACCGCCCGCGAGCTCAACCACATGCTGGGGCTGGGCGAGTCCCGGACGCCCGGTGACTGGCGGCCGCCGATCGTCAAGACGGTGGCGGCACGCGGCGAGGGCGTCGACGAGGTCGTCGAGGCGCTGGAGAAGCACCGGGCCTGGATGGAGGAGCGCGGCGTCCTTGCCGAGCGGCGCCGCTCCCGCGCGGCCCACGAGGTCGAGACGATCGCGGTCACGGCGCTGCGGGAACGGATCGGGGACCTGCGGGGGGACCGGCGCCTGGACGCGCTGGCCGAGCGCATCGTCTCGGGCGAGACGGATCCGTACCGGGCGGCCGATGAGTTGGTCGACGGGTTGACGAACGGGGACTGAGGGGGCCGCGGGGCGGCCGGTTCTTCCGCGAGGTGCCGTCCGTTTGGCTGCGGCTGCGGCTGTGTCGTGGCTGGTCGCGCAGTTCCCCGCGCCCCTGGGTGGCGTGGCCGAACCGTCTCCGGATTCCCCTTGTGCCGGTGGGGGCCGGCGGCTTTCGGGGTTCGTGGTTGCCGCGGGGGCCGGAGGGGACGCACCGGGGCCCGTCCTCGGCGCGGGCGCATCTGGTACGCGGAGTTGATCGCCCCGGCGTGTGCTCCGGTCCTGCGGGCGGTCCCCGGTACATCCCCTCCGGCCTACGCCCGTTCCCGGCTGCGGGCCGGTGGCACGGTCCGTCACCGATCGCACGCGTCGGCGTCGGCCAAGCCTCCCCCGGGGCGGGGCGGCCCGCATGACGACTTGGCCGGGTGGCCAATAACCTGCGGCATGCCCGGCTGTGCCCTGCCAAGTGCTGCTGTGGTTCGTACCTGCTGGCTGTTGCGCAGTGTCCTGCCAAGGGGTAAGTGCTCGGGGCCGTAACGGTCATCGGTACGGCGGGGCGGCCGCCAACATGCGGCGGTCGGAGGGGATGTCCGGTGCACCGCCCGCAGGACCGGAGCGAACGCCGGGGTGCCTTCTGTACGTACCAGAGGCGCCGGCGCCGAGGCGGGGTACCGGGCGTCCCCTCCGGCCCGCCACCCGCAGGGCGTGGGCGAGACAGCCTCAGCCACAGGCAACGCGCACCGATCCACGCCGCGAGCCGACCCCGGGTCCGGCCTCAGCCACAGGCCAACGCGCACCCGTCCCGGCCGCGAGGCGACCATGTGCCCTCCCTGAGCCCCCGACGACCGCAAC
This Streptomyces decoyicus DNA region includes the following protein-coding sequences:
- a CDS encoding ABC transporter ATP-binding protein, yielding MIELEGLTKHYGDKVAVDHLTFTVRPGIVTGFLGPNGAGKSTTMRMMLDLDNPTSGTVRIDGRHYRQLRDPLTYIGALLEAKAVHGGRSAANHLLCLAQSNGIPRRRVGEVLDTVGLSAVAKKRSKGFSLGMSQRLGIAAALLGDPQVLLFDEPVNGLDPEGIHWIRNLMKNLAGQGRTVFVSSHLMSEMALTAEHLIVIGQGRLMADTSMKDFIHQNSRSYVRMRSPEQEKLLDLLHAEGIEAVQVGNGSLEIDGVPADRLGELAAGHQLVLHELSSQQASLEEAFMQLTAESVEYHAHEGEPVPAQTGGSPTAQPPGAPQPAGTRPGAPQPTGWGADWQKKRS
- a CDS encoding ABC transporter ATP-binding protein, yielding MIEAVGLTKRYGAKTAVYNLSFQVRPGTVTGFLGPNGSGKSTTMRMILGLDAPTSGRATIAGRPFRSLPNAPRQVGALLDAKAVHGGRSARQHLLSLAQLSGIPARRVDEVLGVVGLQDVAGRRSKGFSLGMGQRLGIAAALLGDPQVLLFDEPVNGLDPEGILWVRNLMKQLASEGRTVFVSSHLMSEMALTAEHLIVIGRGQLMADMPVKDFISANSADFARVRTPDTEPEQREKLTAAIGEAGGQTAPEPDGALRVTGLPLPRISELAHQADVRLWELSPHQASLEEAYMRLTQSAVDYRSTADPRGGLQGAPAGYAPQGAAPQGFAGDPGYGAGQPGVPGQVPAGAPGQGQPNPYAQQDPYAQQAPGAAGPGYPPPAQAQGHPYGSPESYGAPHPYGQQPAAPMPPATPAGSPAAPAAQPTPHHEDAR
- a CDS encoding ABC transporter permease, which produces MAVAGQVIRSEWTKIRSVRSTVWTLGIAVVVTIGLGVLICTLASDDFGSMPARNRLAFDATNISFAGMGLGQLAMIVFGVLVVSNEYSTGMIRASLAAVPQRGTFLFCKLLVATALVFVVGLVTSFVTFFAGQSVLGELRADIGDPGVLRAVIGGGLYMTLIALFSMAVATMLRSPMLSLGILMPFFFLISNILGNVSATKKIGRYLPDQAGSKIMQVVTPAGEDVPYGPWGGLAIMIAWTAAALVGGYVLLKKRDA
- a CDS encoding coiled-coil domain-containing protein translates to MSDTSSPFGFELVRRGYDRGQVDDRITKLVADRDSALARITSLEKRIEELHLETQNAQAQVNDAEPSYAGLGARVEKILRLAEEEAKDLREEARRAAEQHRELAESAAQQVRNDAEQFATDRKAKAEDEGARIVEKAKGEASTLRAEAQKDAQSKREEADSLFEETRAKAAQAAADFETNLAKRREQSERDLASRQAKAEKRLAEIEHRAEQLRLEAEKLRTDAERRARQTVETAQRQAEDIVADANAKADRIRSESERELAALTNRRDSINAQLTNVREMLATLTGAAVAAAGAPGEEESTSRGVPAQQTR